The following DNA comes from Alnus glutinosa chromosome 6, dhAlnGlut1.1, whole genome shotgun sequence.
atgctgtggctccccaaaatcataatgataattacgtgtgtgtaatcttgatgcaattgtcattcaaaattgggatgctgtggctctcccaaaattatcatgataattgctacttcattaacatctaacaactttatagatgcccccttaatagccccaggaatataacaaaccaatacctaaatggggtaaacagcatttttcaaggtgcaagcagatgagctcccaggaaagtgaggggggtcacaccggacacacttaaatcctaagactttccttgccagaactttccccgacattgcattcttagatattactgtaaacacaccagtatatatggtattgttaattattcttaggtctaagcatcaagcaatttatatttaaacaatataaatttaaaatatatattcctcaattcatgtattaaataaacaataattttaatacacagtactgtaaataataaagggaataaaactttaatatgaggacataataaaacacatggcctaatggtttagtaagtggccaaggccctttacacctggtgaacccaggttctaaacaccataaggcctaaattccccttttaaaaagaacttgatgggttactgaaaagggttgctgtattgggctgacccaattgggttaacccacttaatttgggttgggtatctgtattgggctactgggtcacaagactccaaatgggctactgtatttgggcaattgggtcaactcacttaatcgggtcaggcctctgggtctatatatagtgctggcccaaactaggtcagcccacttgaatggcccaaaactgcataggttttaaaaaaccctacccgaaaatatatccaacccaaaaactttaatgggtcgaaaccctacccagtcaccaaccaacccgacccgtaatgttccagatgggttgaaaaccctaaaaatggaaccctagccacCACctctttatgaaaatacccatatcaaaattacaacaactcaaaattaggcagtatatcataatacacagaatagtgataaaacaaaaaatagttttatcaaatttatgggttttcacaaacagtacgtgaacaacaaatattcacaaaataatcgctaatgcgtttctatcatgtcacaaaagacgaaatattgctcaaataatattgacaaacagaagtgaacaataccaaatagaatatacttgattcaatattgataaccaatagtaaaattatacgctaagcaaaatagcacagaggatgactctgataccacatgttagaaacatattgctttgataccacatgttagaaataattaaataaaaattatttctttaacctaacatgcgcagcgaaaaaaaaaaacaaataagacaggattcaagcttacctctagccatatttgctcaagcgtctccacgatccatctgaagaacaagaaagattatttgagggatcttctaacctatgcctattgcttgatggctgtactgatggtgtacacaggcactctatttataggctaggttagggaccctcaaaatggtaaacaccgtatttgtttccttccatcaaggaaacaatatcgttaattgattttaaaatcaattaaccgattccatatttacggtaatctaaattaatagaaataaccataataccgattccatatttacggtaatctaaattgatggaaatatccataatgccgtatatgtttattgaaaaaataataaacatagtaaataccgtaaatgtgatataaaggccacaaccaaaaggaataatatattacaatggcactatattaaaaaattaaaaatctttaaaaattaattaaaaaataaaaataagagtctAACAACCCACTAATAAGAAGTGTTGGGAGTGGGGCACAGAGAATGGCCACCCCCCGCTCTCTTCCTAACTGCCAACAAGTATAAAATTCGGTGCAACATCAAGTCACAGATGACAACCTGCCTACTAGTATGCCATAATTCAAAGTCACACCATATCAGGACCGTAGTTTGGTGCCACAACTGGTCAAGTTCGTATCCCACCAAGAAATAACCTTTTAGCCAAGGCTGTATCCCGTTAGAGGGCACTCCACATAAGGGGAAGATATGTTATCATTTCAAATATAAAACCTtgaaaaattcattttaaacTCCAAATTGTTATTAATCAGATTATCAAACAAATCAATTGTTAAGCAAGTCACCATAGATGATATTACCACAATCCAAATTAAGcgtaaaataaaatagacaaagaTTTGGTGATGAAATAAAACCTTTTGAAGAACTCTTAAAAAGTAGAAACCACCTCGGGTGCCAACCAATCTCAAAGGTATTCACTATATAAGATATGTGTTACAATTAGTtaacttacaaaacctttgtaaaCCTTGACTCAGCTTGCGATTCCGGCAAACGATCTGTTCACCTCTCACTGCAATGGCTTCATAacttttggccttttttttttatagaaatgatCACTTTCATGAACAAACCTTATCAGCTACACCCAAAAACTCTTGTGGCTAAAGATTTTTCGGCGGTTTGGTTAATGAAGAACAAGGAGAGGTAATAAATTGTTTAAGACTCAATGGTATTTAGAAACCTCGATCCCCAATGcaagaacaataaaaaatagCCTCTAATGTCTTTTGCAAGTCGTAGCTTATGACGTGAGAAGAAAATTGAGGTTTTAAAGCAAACTCagctaaaatatttaaaacgTCCCATTGGCTGGTTTGGTCAAATGGAACTTAAGTTCATCGATCAAACTTTTAGAGTTTGCAGATTCAGAAATTGATTTAGTTGAaggaaaattctcaaaaaaaaaaataaaaattattcgaTGAATTACGTCTAATTatattttgaatgaatattacaaataacaatatcttttaaaaaaaataataattaggaaCTAAATTTTGACCGAAACTTCCCAACATATACTTTATTCTCCGCGTTGATTATGGTATGACATTACTCCCCGTGCGCTCAAGAATTGTACTGGCCGGTGCCCTTGAAAAGCCACGTTCCAATGGAAAGTACTTATGAAAAGAGTTGCCAAGAAGACTTCAAAGACTTCCAGCATCAACACGTAATATAAGTTAtcatagtttttcttttaagacTTATTATTTGATGTTGACTAATCAAGTGATAAGTCGTCATTCGATCTATATGTACGTAATAAgtgacaaaaataaattaaaataaattttacaaatagaaaaaagtgttttgatcgACATATTCTAACAATCTTTTAAACCTAGTTTTGTTGATCTTTTGAGCAACTTAATAGAGTCATACAACCACCCTAAACCTAAATTTTGTAGAATTACGTACACTTTCGTAAGAGAGAGAATTCTAAtcagccaaaagaaaaaaaacaagtgcAATAAAGACTTAGAAAACTTGCTAGAACTTGTTGTTTTGTCCATCATTTACACGAAAGACTTAGAAACCTAGAAACCTGAAAATCATACTACAAACCATGCACTGATCTGGCCCGGtaagaaagaaaggagaaaaaatataataaaattgagACACATATATAATAGTACTTATACTGCTCAGCAACAGAAGTGAAACATGCAATCACAGAGGCTTGAAAATTTTGGGGCAATTGTACATCGAACAAGCAGCCTCCAGAGTAGACAGCAATATCAGAACGTTGGCTGCTAAAAATGTAAGCAATGGCCATGAGCCAAAGACATACTTCTTCACGGTCACGTTGATCCTGACCTTCCAACTCTCCGAATAATAAGTATTTGCACCTTCGATGGCCTTGCCCAGAATAAGAACTTTCGTTACCCTTACAGACTTCGTCATACCATTCCAAAGCGTTGCCACTTCTTCATCGCTTTTGAGGCAGTTCAAGATGATCCCCGCCTCTCGAAgcagagacggagggaggggggggctggcaggggccatggccccccctcaatttctttgaaaaaaaaaatttcttaggttaaaaaaaaaaaaatctaaaaaaaaaaaaatatataagttaaaaaactaaaaatttagcctattggcccctaccgaaaatttatttttaccaCCGGCCCCTGCCCTTAAGAagttctggctccgtccctcgAAGAATCCTCACATCCTCCTCACCATCAATTATTCCATTCATCAATTCCGTGTAACGTGTAAAAACCATCACCTCCGGCGCCATGCATGCCTCATAGGCCACCAGGTTCCTTAGCACAACTTCCGAGTTATCATCCAAATGAATAACAGGAAGGTAAAATTTACCGCAACACTTGTCAAAATTTATGGATTCCAATCCACCCTTCGCTGGGCGAAATTTGACACCAACTTTATGAAGCTGTGTCACGCTTGGGATTGCAATCTCTTCGACCAAAGGACTCGATTCTTCTTTAGTCTTCTGAGATGCATTTTCCACCTCTTCGGCCACGCCCCCTGCCGATGATATGAGATTGTTTATATCACCCTTGTTTCCAAGATGCAAAACATACGAGAGGATTGTAAATGGTAGTGTAACCAGAAGCATGATTGCTTTTGACTTGCAAATTTTACTGAGAAGGCGGAGCGGGGCCAAGTTAATATAAATTAGTGCCGCCAAGAATGATTTCAAGGCCTTTCTAAACCAGCCAATCTCTtcgtccgcttttggctcctccTGCTCACAATCAGGTACAAGTTGCAGCTTTGGTGCAACCATGTGGTAGAGAAGTTCTAACAAATGGGCTCTCTTGAAACATTCTCCTCTAAAATGTTGGTAATTAATGTACTTGATGGGTGATAGATCTTTGCAGAAACCCATCAGCATTGTGGCTAATGCTTGGTCATGATTTTCATGCAGCAGATAAAAACTGTGGACTTCTCTGAGCAAAAAGAGAGGGATTTGGTTTTCCAGCATGATAATATCTCTGAGGATTGCGTGGTGTGCCGTTTTCCTCCTTGTATAGTCGATCAAATGTGCCATCTTAGAAGAGACTCGCATAAGCGAACCTTCCGTTTTGGCAGATAAGGTTTGGAGATACTCCAACAAGAAGGAAGTATCGATGGCAAATATCCATGCGAGTGTTTCCCGGTCGAACTCCAAGAAGCGGTGGTAGCACGCACGGAGAGTGCTATCACTTTCCACAATATGATTGACCAAGTGACAAAATTTGATTGGTTGGATGTTCTTTTGCACTCTCTTAGCTGAAGTGAGCTTGTAGTGCTCCATCTCGAAGAGTTCAAGCCGCTGGTGATGGTACGGGCCAAGGGCTATTAGCTGTGGAATGTATGCTTCTGGTTTGAAAgagattagggttttgggtACGCTGAAGATGCTAACGagaacaccttcttcatcgCTTTCTTCTAGGCCTTCTTCTATGGCTCGACTTATCTGTATGACCCATTCTTGTTCATAACTAAGTTTTGGCGGTTCCATTGCTTTTAAATCGAAAGACATATAGTCTCGCGGTttagggagagggagagagagaaatgtgttTGGaagggagagacagagagagcagTACTGTGTAGTAGACAAGTGCTTCAAGCCTTCTCTAGTACTGATCACTAGTATATATGTTGAGGCACTCTTTTATAGTACCAAGAATTCGAGGAGAGAACTTCGCGCTAAATACAAGGAAATTACTTACTTGCTGCCCTCTCGAGCATTAAGGATCGATGAATAATAAAAGTCAAGACATGTGGGAGACTAATTTACCATAAATATTTTTCCTCGTCATAATATGTGTTTTGTCTGTTTTTGGATGGAAACTAGCTAGATTCCAAATTTCCAATCTTGCTCTTGAACATTAGTACTGAAGGAGCTAGAAGATCGATGCACAATAACAATTTATATAATTTGTGTTAAAGTGTTCCGCATTACTAagagatttttgttttgtagattTTGTAAGTCATGGACACACCTCCTCTCTCAAAGAGTCTTTTGAGAGTGtgtaaggcccatggactttacatggtatcagagtaggttCTTTTAACAACGATGGGCTTTTTCCTCCCGTTGTTAAACACGTGTTTGACCAAAGAtgtcacacgtgagggggcgtgttaaagtatctcacattgctaagagatccttgtcttgtaaACTTTATAAACTATGGACACCCATCTTCtatcaaggcgtcttttgagggTGAGTAAGGTCCATAGACTTTTACAATTTGAATACACCTTAAATTGGAATCTAGCTAATTTATTAGAGATGTACAATTTATACAATTTGAACACCCTAAAATTCTCGTTAAATACTACTCCGGGCATCTTCGTGATTAGGTCATTCACGTTCACTATTCTTATTACTTTAACACCCAATTCCTCGCACCGTTGCTTGAAGCCTGAATTTCCCACTCTCAGGCCGCTGAACAAAAGCACTGTGATTGGTGTTTCTCTTTGTTTAATTTGAGCTCGGTGATGTCGTAAGCGAGAGGAAGAGCTAGCAAGCTCCCCATGCTATGACCAGCCACTGTTATGCTAAGCTCCTCGCGTTTGTATCACACCGTCAATAAATGAGAGGGAAGAGGGAGTGAGGGGCATAATTGGAAGTTTAACTTAAAAAATCACCTAACAGGCACGTGTTGTGGGTTTCGTCAAGAATTACCGGCGAAACCTAATGGAATAACCAACATTGTAAGGTTTTGATAGTGGATACCTCCGATCGATAGTTTTGCTAGTTTGATACTATTTATTAAACATGCGTGATAATTTGATACTCTTTTGTGAAATTTCTCCTTAAAGGTAACTAACCTACTGGTAGATTTGAAATTTCTTGAATCTATTATAGGTTTTTCAAATCTCatcaaataagaaaatattcaTATGTGATCCAAACCACTTGATCTGAACAAATAAATTAcgctcattaaaaaaaaaatagtaataaaaaaaaaagagcaaataaattacaaaatgtGAGTTGTTAATACATGTTCAATcaagttatattttatttctttaagacTCGTACAATAAATACAATATAactgaataataataataataaaaaaaatcagccTTAACCATGCACATGCAGACATGTACTTCGAAAATGTTACAATGAAGGGGGAATTGACGCTACATATAAGAGCATTAGTAGcaaatttttaactattttttttttatttaaggaaattattttttgcttccctataaaaaaaacacatcaCAATAGATTTCCTTActtttctctatatcaattcaatattatttttttactcttattttatttttttttctctctaacctactttttctctctttcctatatcaattaaatatatattttttatattaaaataatacatagggaatgaatagtagacatgtatatataagGAATTATTATTCATTCCCAAcctcctcatctaaatatagggcatttGCTgtggaaggtttttttttttttttttttatgtttttcatgaaatttttcctaaatatagggaaaggAACCAATATAAGGTAACtgcaaaaaacctcccacaacagatgccctatatttagatgagggggttgtgaatgaatagtgattccctatgtatacatgtctactattcattccctatgtattattttaatataaaagaagtataattaattgatatagggaataaagaaaaagtaggaaagagagaaaaagaataaaataagagtaaaaaaaaataatatttaattgatatagggaaaagtaagggaatctattgtggggtatttttttatagggaaacaaaaaatagttttgttccctaaacatagggaaaatggttgggaatctgctgctagtgctctaagagcaATTCCAGCAacttcccaaccattttctctaaatataaggaacaaaactattttttacttccctatcaaaaaacacctcatagcagcttcccttcattttttcctatattattaaaatattttgtttttacttttactttaattaaaagtagaaaaaaataagataaagtaagagagataATGGAGTTGTTTGGTAATGGATTgtgaattggaatatttatttgaatagtagtaaaaagtgattgatgtaatataaaatttaagaatgttttatagaaaagtgaaaatattttttttttgtagtggattttttttatttgaatagtaataaaaaattattgatatgatgtaaaaagtgtaaaaaagttagaatattttttatttgatatttttggaaaaaatgaaaTGGGAATTGAAAAGTACTATTCACTTTCCAAGAAAacgaaaattttagaaaaactaCTGTAGAGAagtttttgtaactttcttaaattttttttttaaaacttaggaAATAGACCTCCTTTATAGAAGTTGCTGCGAATACTTTAATGAATTCGCCACTGCTAATTTTTTGGACCAGATTGGAGACCGGATTGAACTTTGCTTTGAAAATGGCTTTACAACCTGCACAATAAAATCTATCATAGTGAGAATCACgagctttgaaaaaaaaaataaggggagataaaaataagaataaggaATTAGAGCACTATGCCTTGTTTATGTGTctttagagcactagcaacagatttttaactttttttttttttttatatttggagaataaaactactttttacttccttataaaaaaaacacctCACAATAAATTCTCctacatttccctatatcaattaaatattatgttttttattcttattttattctttttctctcttttttactttttctctcttctctagatcaattaaatatacttttttttttatatatatattaaaataatacataaagaataaatagtatatatatatatatatattgaaaattacTAATTCATTCCCAACCACTCATCTAAATGTAAAGTAACTGCtgtgttaggtttttttttatttttttttttgattttttttatgaaatttcatttttgaCACGTATAAAAATGGGTTTATCTATTGAGGTTCTTACGCGCAATGGCCAGACTGGAGTCAGTTCTTTTCCATCACCTGCTACGGTAGACGACGTCAACGGAATGGCGTCGTGAACCTGCACAACACCCTTTCTTCTTGTGTGGTTGCTTTAGTCTTGAGGTTCATTGGATGTGCAAGATAATCAGACAAAAGCTTTGTTCTTTATTGAAGTGAATTTTTTCGCTTTGACTGAGTAATGCGAGAAGAGAAGACATGAAGGAACCTTCCTTTCTTCAGATTAAGATGACTACCTATTGTCATTTTCATAGAAGTGAATAAATgtacccccttttttttcccGTTTTAGTAAAGAAGGATGTATTTCGAAATTAATGAATTTTCCCTCTAATATTGAATAAGTTTATACCAGTTCTTACTACATGGCTTTTTTCTTCTCTACAAAGAACACCCGCCCTCTCCCTTTTCTGTCTTTATCCCGCAGGTTCCTTACAATGTCACTTTTCCTCTTTCAGTAGAGTGAAATTAAAGGGGCCAAAACTTCTAATTAAGTTAATTGAACAAGGGATTAAGGGAAGTGATGAAGGGTTTTCTGCAGAGCATTGCTTGAACTTTTTGCCAAAAGAATCTAAGAATAGTTTGGAAGCTTACAAAAATCAGTCTAACGCAAAGTGACTAGTTGCTAACTTGAAGAAATTAATTCGTGAATATGTTCCCTGTGTCGAAGCGTTATCAACATATGTGCATGTTATGGTCTTGAAGGGGCTTCCTCTGTTTTGTGACACCCTGTTGCCACCATCTGTAGTGCTCTGATTCTAAGACGATATTAAAgtgtatttatatttataaaaatatataaatacacTTTTATATACTTTCTTGCACTTCAAAGCATATTCAGGCAAAAGGGGGGACATTCTATGGGGACGAACTGCGTCCTGTGTGAACAGAAATAGGAGTCTCTAGATATATGATATGAAGAGTTTGTATACTTTAAAAACATTGTGTAAATTAGCTATTAGCACTTGGATTTATGTTTGGAAA
Coding sequences within:
- the LOC133870625 gene encoding putative UPF0481 protein At3g02645, encoding MEPPKLSYEQEWVIQISRAIEEGLEESDEEGVLVSIFSVPKTLISFKPEAYIPQLIALGPYHHQRLELFEMEHYKLTSAKRVQKNIQPIKFCHLVNHIVESDSTLRACYHRFLEFDRETLAWIFAIDTSFLLEYLQTLSAKTEGSLMRVSSKMAHLIDYTRRKTAHHAILRDIIMLENQIPLFLLREVHSFYLLHENHDQALATMLMGFCKDLSPIKYINYQHFRGECFKRAHLLELLYHMVAPKLQLVPDCEQEEPKADEEIGWFRKALKSFLAALIYINLAPLRLLSKICKSKAIMLLVTLPFTILSYVLHLGNKGDINNLISSAGGVAEEVENASQKTKEESSPLVEEIAIPSVTQLHKVGVKFRPAKGGLESINFDKCCGKFYLPVIHLDDNSEVVLRNLVAYEACMAPEVMVFTRYTELMNGIIDGEEDVRILRGTEPELLKGRGRW